One genomic window of Medicago truncatula cultivar Jemalong A17 chromosome 1, MtrunA17r5.0-ANR, whole genome shotgun sequence includes the following:
- the LOC11430507 gene encoding protein PSK SIMULATOR 1 — protein sequence MKGETVNVTWLGGIWPVSRKSGSDENNEIGIMAFEVAGLMSKVVNLWHSLSDNELMNLREWIVSSVGVKMLVSDDEYFLMELTRNEILNNFQSLSQSVARLSKKCKDPMYHSYESFVHNPFENYVQWSGWEYRLKKMEKKVKKMERFVCSLSLLSQELEVLAECEQTLRRMKLTRDVVNKAKLLEFQKKVMCQRQQVQNVRDLSPWSRSYDYIVRLLARSLFTILERIILVFGNSHLPIENLKNDTNNRLARNHSSPALHVMHSSVHPSPETNLNEFCSGPIGRKNKSKKKKKDQPVLLHSQDSSCEKLLPSEGKQLTYIGSFKGCISVQNDSHVVQSCIPSNGSSMRKNIDVNTKSLVNKPSLFHRSRVYFKLSLKEKLKPIPSTLGDAALAIHYANVIVLIEKIVSSRRTNTIDVRTRDDLYNKLPTTIRTALRGKLKWYAKSKLETEWNVVLKQILEWLAPLAHNMVKWYSERNFEKEYTSLKANVLLVQTLYFANQAKTEAAMVELLVGLHYVCRIDVETRFRRN from the coding sequence ATGAAGGGTGAAACAGTGAACGTAACATGGCTAGGTGGTATTTGGCCAGTTTCACGCAAGAGTGGTTCagatgaaaataatgaaattggAATTATGGCATTTGAGGTTGCAGGGTTGATGTCTAAGGTTGTTAATTTATGGCATTCTTTGAGTGACAATGAATTAATGAACCTAAGAGAATGGATAGTAAGTTCAGTTGGTGTCAAAATGCTTGTTTCTGATGATGAATATTTCTTGATGGAGCTTACAAGGAATGAGATACTTAATAACTTTCAATCTTTATCACAATCTGTGGCAAGGTTAAGCAAGAAGTGTAAGGATCCAATGTATCACAGCTATGAAAGTTTTGTTCATAACCCTTTTGAAAATTATGTTCAATGGTCAGGTTGGGAATATAGATTGAAAAAGATGGAGAAAAAGGTGAAGAAAATGGAAAGATTTGTTTGTTCTTTGTCACTTTTGTCACAAGAGCTTGAGGTGTTAGCTGAGTGTGAACAAACTTTAAGGCGAATGAAGTTGACTCGCGATGTTGTTAATAAGGCGAAATTGCTCGAGTTTCAGAAGAAAGTTATGTGTCAGAGGCAACAAGTGCAAAATGTAAGAGATTTGTCTCCTTGGAGTAGAAGTTATGACTATATTGTTAGATTGTTGGCAAGATCATTGTTCACAATTCTTGAGAGAATCATACTTGTGTTTGGAAATAGTCATTTACCAattgaaaatctaaaaaatgatactaataatcGTCTGGCGCGCAACCATTCCTCCCCTGCTCTCCATGTCATGCATTCTTCCGTTCATCCTTCTCCCGAGACGAATCTAAACGAATTTTGTTCAGGGCCTATTGGAAGAAAGAACAAGagcaagaaaaagaagaaagatcaACCAGTGCTACTTCATTCACAAGATTCATCATGTGAAAAGCTTCTTCCCTCAGAAGGTAAGCAATTGACATATAttggatccttcaaaggttgcATATCTGTTCAAAACGATTCTCATGTAGTACAGAGTTGTATACCATCTAATGGTAGTTCTATGAGGAAAAACATTGATGTCAACACGAAATCGCTCGTCAATAAACCGTCCCTCTTCCACAGAAGTAGAGTTTATTTCAAACTATCTCTCAAGGAAAAGTTAAAACCGATTCCATCAACTCTTGGTGATGCAGCTTTAGCTATACATTATGCAAATGTAATTGTATTGATAGAGAAGATAGTGTCATCACGTCGCACGAATACAATCGATGTTCGAACGAGAGACGATCTTTACAATAAGCTACCGACAACTATAAGAACAGCTCTGAGGGGTAAGCTTAAATGGTATGCCAAAAGTAAGCTTGAAACAGAATGGAATGTGGTACTCAAACAGATATTGGAGTGGTTAGCTCCACTTGCACACAACATGGTAAAGTGGTATTCTGAGAGGAATTTTGAGAAGGAATATACTAGTTTGAAAGCAAATGTTTTACTTGTACAAACTCTTTACTTTGCAAATCAAGCAAAAACTGAAGCTGCAATGGTTGAACTTCTTGTTGGTCTTCATTATGTATGcagaattgatgtagaaactcgTTTTAGAAGGAATTAG